From Mya arenaria isolate MELC-2E11 chromosome 1, ASM2691426v1, a single genomic window includes:
- the LOC128234848 gene encoding hemicentin-1-like isoform X2: MKVQFLVCDNTVMSGLNFRIAIVMIVVCRIYTGVNESVIVSPSEVTVPEGSSLTLTCTYTGNDQLYGITWTNNGNDSGRKYDITIELSKPCTLFGKPGLNETLFTYTCFTLTVLNVTRNNQRDNFTCAAVAGAGTRRSDNSVIVYVSVPMSTIVLASPTEAIVTLAAGASKTFTCRTSGGLPKPTVEWYKTSSNNCARNSLRITTNISISPSENNGLIQVESSLDFTVSSTDDYMRICCAASNTGSQWKLSGTKLLNIRYHPGLPTLHLDSTLGPVIDGPLNIVVQQPFTLACNASSKPAANYTWTGGVNVAQGQLLHDTLISKINTIRTCIAKNTINYTAETATTGSSSATVTIHINYPPEDVSIRHESESGINIQSEFRVIKGDAVKLYCSVQSQPPSSYTWSGEGIHSLGSNLVYSNTLQSKTGTLSCFAGNSMMHGNQAVNGSASKNISLNVLYPPKLQTLPRINAIEGNTILIQCRHTAGNPMKTMSTITRTVDDVSWIGDSHTIQIINRTDAGIYRCTVENSMDPTGAAIRTGIDAADFEISVWFNTSISRFGVSTFPNQNIVTISESERLIIECEVLSNPHSTIRLKQNHMAAIILEKEHVHELEFVIQNTSCFDSAVYTCSAFNNYTDITRTPSKELQLFVRCSLTQTFEPS; the protein is encoded by the exons ATGAAAGTACAATTTCTTGTGTGTGATAATACAGTCATGTCAGGCTTAAACTTCAGAATTGCAATTGTGATGATTGTAGTTTGCAGGATATACACAG GTGTCAATGAATCCGTTATCGTAAGTCCATCAGAGGTCACTGTTCCAGAGGGGTCATCACTGACATTAACCTGCACGTATACTGGAAATGATCAGCTGTATGGAATAACATGGACAAATAATGGTAACGATTCAGGACGAAAATACGATATTACAATTGAACTCTCCAAGCCATGTACACTATTTGGAAAACCTGGTCTCAACGAAACTCTCTTCACCTACACCTGTTTtacattaactgttttaaatgtgaCACGGAACAACCAAAGAGACAATTTTACATGTGCAGCAGTTGCTGGTGCGGGGACCAGAAGAAGTGACAATAGTGTTATCGTCTACGTGTCAG TGCCAATGTCAACGATAGTTCTGGCTTCACCGACAGAGGCAATTGTCACATTAGCCGCAGGTGCATCGAAGACATTTACCTGTCGTACATCAGGAGGACTTCCTAAACCAACAGTGGAATGGTATAAGACGTCTAGTAATAACTGCGCCAGGAATAGCCTCAGGATAACAACTAACATATCGATATCCCCCTCTGAAAACAATGGTCTGATTCAAGTTGAAAGTTCATTAGATTTCACAGTATCAAGTACGGACGATTATATGAGAATTTGTTGTGCAGCAAGTAATACTGGCTCGCAGTGGAAACTGTCAGGAACGAAACTTCTAAACATAAGAT ATCATCCGGGTTTGCCGACATTGCATTTAGACAGTACTTTAGGACCAGTTATCGACGGTCCGTTAAATATTGTGGTTCAGCAACCGTTCACTCTTGCATGCAACGCTTCGTCTAAACCTGCGGCCAACTACACTTGGACGGGAGGAGTGAACGTTGCCCAAGGTCAGCTCCTACATGACACGTTAATTTCCAAGATTAACACCATAAGGACGTGTATTGCAAAGAATACAATAAATTACACAGCAGAAACAGCCACTACAGGGTCATCTTCAGCTACTGTCACTATACATATAAATT ATCCTCCTGAAGATGTAAGCATCAGGCACGAGTCAGAATCCGGAATTAACATTCAATCCGAGTTCAGAGTAATCAAAGGAGATGCGGTCAAACTATACTGTAGTGTACAGAGTCAGCCGCCGTCGTCATATACATGGTCAGGAGAAGGCATACACTCGCTTGGTAGTAATCTTGTATACAGCAATACGCTTCAGTCAAAGACTGGGACGCTATCGTGTTTCGCAGGAAATAGTATGATGCATGGAAACCAAGCAGTGAATGGATCCGCTTcgaaaaacatttctttaaatgttcttT ATCCTCCAAAGCTTCAGACTTTACCCCGGATAAATGCTATAGAAGGAAATACAATTTTGATCCAGTGTCGGCATACGGCGGGAAACCCGATGAAAACAATGTCAACGATCACCAGAACAGTTGACGACGTCAGTTGGATTGGAGACTCTCATACAATACAGATAATCAACCGAACAGACGCTGGTATTTACAGATGTACAGTCGAGAACTCGATGGATCCTACTGGAGCAGCAATACGGACAGGGATAGACGCAGCTGACTTTGAGATTAGCGTTtggt TCAATACATCAATTTCAAGATTCGGCGTCAGCACCTTTCCAAACCAAAACATCGTTACCATAAGTGAGTCAGAGCGACTTATTATCGAATGTGAGGTTTTAAGCAACCCTCATTCTACGATCAGATTGAAGCAAAACCACATGGCTgcaattattttggaaaaagaaCATGTTCACGAATTAGAGTTCGTAATTCAAAATACTTCATGCTTTGATTCTGCTGTCTACACATGTTCCGCCTTCAACAACTACACAGACATTACTAGAACGCCGTCTAAAGAGTTGCAGTTGTTTGTTCGATGTtc gCTCACCCAGACCTTCGAACCATCATAG
- the LOC128234848 gene encoding hemicentin-1-like isoform X1: MKVQFLVCDNTVMSGLNFRIAIVMIVVCRIYTGVNESVIVSPSEVTVPEGSSLTLTCTYTGNDQLYGITWTNNGNDSGRKYDITIELSKPCTLFGKPGLNETLFTYTCFTLTVLNVTRNNQRDNFTCAAVAGAGTRRSDNSVIVYVSVPMSTIVLASPTEAIVTLAAGASKTFTCRTSGGLPKPTVEWYKTSSNNCARNSLRITTNISISPSENNGLIQVESSLDFTVSSTDDYMRICCAASNTGSQWKLSGTKLLNIRYHPGLPTLHLDSTLGPVIDGPLNIVVQQPFTLACNASSKPAANYTWTGGVNVAQGQLLHDTLISKINTIRTCIAKNTINYTAETATTGSSSATVTIHINYPPEDVSIRHESESGINIQSEFRVIKGDAVKLYCSVQSQPPSSYTWSGEGIHSLGSNLVYSNTLQSKTGTLSCFAGNSMMHGNQAVNGSASKNISLNVLYPPKLQTLPRINAIEGNTILIQCRHTAGNPMKTMSTITRTVDDVSWIGDSHTIQIINRTDAGIYRCTVENSMDPTGAAIRTGIDAADFEISVWFNTSISRFGVSTFPNQNIVTISESERLIIECEVLSNPHSTIRLKQNHMAAIILEKEHVHELEFVIQNTSCFDSAVYTCSAFNNYTDITRTPSKELQLFVRCSPRPSNHHSHLKRNFTGFIHGNITFVLMVVAYPLPVFEWQMWNGTFYDKVEGDNYVVFSSYLFTSLTILDMQGANFASYMFEFRTGLIHSCKNYFTSTLKTKLRVFDQKILTEDERCPTRIMRPYF, from the exons ATGAAAGTACAATTTCTTGTGTGTGATAATACAGTCATGTCAGGCTTAAACTTCAGAATTGCAATTGTGATGATTGTAGTTTGCAGGATATACACAG GTGTCAATGAATCCGTTATCGTAAGTCCATCAGAGGTCACTGTTCCAGAGGGGTCATCACTGACATTAACCTGCACGTATACTGGAAATGATCAGCTGTATGGAATAACATGGACAAATAATGGTAACGATTCAGGACGAAAATACGATATTACAATTGAACTCTCCAAGCCATGTACACTATTTGGAAAACCTGGTCTCAACGAAACTCTCTTCACCTACACCTGTTTtacattaactgttttaaatgtgaCACGGAACAACCAAAGAGACAATTTTACATGTGCAGCAGTTGCTGGTGCGGGGACCAGAAGAAGTGACAATAGTGTTATCGTCTACGTGTCAG TGCCAATGTCAACGATAGTTCTGGCTTCACCGACAGAGGCAATTGTCACATTAGCCGCAGGTGCATCGAAGACATTTACCTGTCGTACATCAGGAGGACTTCCTAAACCAACAGTGGAATGGTATAAGACGTCTAGTAATAACTGCGCCAGGAATAGCCTCAGGATAACAACTAACATATCGATATCCCCCTCTGAAAACAATGGTCTGATTCAAGTTGAAAGTTCATTAGATTTCACAGTATCAAGTACGGACGATTATATGAGAATTTGTTGTGCAGCAAGTAATACTGGCTCGCAGTGGAAACTGTCAGGAACGAAACTTCTAAACATAAGAT ATCATCCGGGTTTGCCGACATTGCATTTAGACAGTACTTTAGGACCAGTTATCGACGGTCCGTTAAATATTGTGGTTCAGCAACCGTTCACTCTTGCATGCAACGCTTCGTCTAAACCTGCGGCCAACTACACTTGGACGGGAGGAGTGAACGTTGCCCAAGGTCAGCTCCTACATGACACGTTAATTTCCAAGATTAACACCATAAGGACGTGTATTGCAAAGAATACAATAAATTACACAGCAGAAACAGCCACTACAGGGTCATCTTCAGCTACTGTCACTATACATATAAATT ATCCTCCTGAAGATGTAAGCATCAGGCACGAGTCAGAATCCGGAATTAACATTCAATCCGAGTTCAGAGTAATCAAAGGAGATGCGGTCAAACTATACTGTAGTGTACAGAGTCAGCCGCCGTCGTCATATACATGGTCAGGAGAAGGCATACACTCGCTTGGTAGTAATCTTGTATACAGCAATACGCTTCAGTCAAAGACTGGGACGCTATCGTGTTTCGCAGGAAATAGTATGATGCATGGAAACCAAGCAGTGAATGGATCCGCTTcgaaaaacatttctttaaatgttcttT ATCCTCCAAAGCTTCAGACTTTACCCCGGATAAATGCTATAGAAGGAAATACAATTTTGATCCAGTGTCGGCATACGGCGGGAAACCCGATGAAAACAATGTCAACGATCACCAGAACAGTTGACGACGTCAGTTGGATTGGAGACTCTCATACAATACAGATAATCAACCGAACAGACGCTGGTATTTACAGATGTACAGTCGAGAACTCGATGGATCCTACTGGAGCAGCAATACGGACAGGGATAGACGCAGCTGACTTTGAGATTAGCGTTtggt TCAATACATCAATTTCAAGATTCGGCGTCAGCACCTTTCCAAACCAAAACATCGTTACCATAAGTGAGTCAGAGCGACTTATTATCGAATGTGAGGTTTTAAGCAACCCTCATTCTACGATCAGATTGAAGCAAAACCACATGGCTgcaattattttggaaaaagaaCATGTTCACGAATTAGAGTTCGTAATTCAAAATACTTCATGCTTTGATTCTGCTGTCTACACATGTTCCGCCTTCAACAACTACACAGACATTACTAGAACGCCGTCTAAAGAGTTGCAGTTGTTTGTTCGAT gCTCACCCAGACCTTCGAACCATCATAGTCACTTAAAACGAAATTTCACTGGATTTATACATGGAAATATAACGTTTGTCTTGATGGTTGTTGCATATCCTCTTCCAGTGTTTGAATGGCAAATGTGGAATGGAACGTTTTATGATAAAGTTGAGGgagataattatgttgtattttcCTCATATCTTTTCACATCATTAACTATTTTGGACATGCAAGGGGCAAATTTTGCCTCATATATGTTCGAGTTTCGAACGGGATTAATCCACAGTTGCAAGAACTATTTTACCTCAACCCTCAAG ACGAAATTACGAGTGTTCGATCAAAAGATCCTTACCGAAGACGAaag ATGCCCAACCAGGATCATGCGT CCATATTTCTGA